Below is a window of Brassica napus cultivar Da-Ae chromosome A5, Da-Ae, whole genome shotgun sequence DNA.
atatttcaaaaacccttaaactattatagcagtagaatctaaaaaaaaaaattaaagttctcAAACATTTATTTGCCAATAACTATCCTTAAATCTTTGCTGattcacaaaaaataatattctttacgTAAATTGGaaacaagttttgttttttgactAGAGATCCAAGTTTAAATTAtaccactaaaatattttaatatttaattattcagAAATAACAAGTTAATGTTCTTAAAACAATAACCATCCTTAAATCTTTGctcattcaaaaaaataatattctttacataaattggaaacaagtttttttttttgactagagacccaagtttaaattataccactaaaatattttaatatttaattgttcagaaatatatatatttatatattcgaGAGTATACAATGCATAGATGATACTAAACTGATCGCAAGAATTCTTTTGTGAAACACAATATAACTAGTATAGTATtcaaagaacttttcaaaaatttagaaaaaattttaaacccacatcgcgggcaaaacacctagtatacCTATATATCTATACAATCTTTGTTACTATTTGAATCGCACCACACTTATCCCACCGTGTTGTCCCGTATGTTACCATTCGTATCCTTAATGGTTCTTGAGTatttatcaagaaataaatcgttaatatttttaaaaaatataaaagaacgACGATATAGACGTCAAATCTTAAAGAATAAAGAGAATTTCACTAAAGCATTGAGTGGATTCGCCCTATCGGGTCTGATAGTTGAAGTGAGAGCATAGAGATGAAAACCCGAAAGAAagtatataatgtataataAGCCAAACAGAATGATAAGAGCTCACAACAAAACTTGAAgatgttttaccaaaaaaaaaaaaaaacaaaacttgaagATGAGATAAGTCACATGAACATCACAACAGCCAAACTAGCTAGACTCTCTTCTTAAAAAGTTGAAATCCTCCACATGGTCTACAAAGACTTCAACGCTACTAACATCCTCACCAAAACCTTGGATTTCAACACTCCTGAGGGCGTTCTTTTCGGGATTGaagtagaaaacataaaaaggtTTAAATGTATCGATCATAGACAAAACAAATTCACCTCTAGTGGTCATTCCAGCAACGGTAAAATCGTGGAGTTTAATGTCATCATTCTCAGGCAAAGTATAGACATATTCCGACCATTCTTGTTTCTCGACATCATGTAGAACCCACATACGCAACTCAATGGCACCACTGTCATTAAGATTCCCAGTAATCCCACCTAATTTACCCTCATAGTTTATCAATCGGAGAGTTTGATGATGATTGTAAAAGCATTGTGCTTCAATAACCTTGAACTCCTCATACCTAACATCAAAACAAACTATTTCATGTACTCCTTTTGAGTACCTTGCACGAACTAGGTAGTATATAACTCCACTGATGCATATTCCTTCAGACAAATATAAGTAGTATTTTGGACAACAGATGTCACTCCTCCACCCAAGTTTGGGAACTCCTAATGTCAAAATTATATGACGATGAGTTGCAGAAGAATAACGAAAATGCTCTAGCAATATCTTGAATTGTTTGTCAATTGgatcaaaccctaaaaaagCTGTTGACCGAAAGTACATGATCACTTTAGGTAACTCCGCATACTGTCCCGTGATAGGATTACATATCAGAGTCATTGCTTCCTCCCCTGAGCAGCCCTTTCCACGGAAACATATCAAACCAGATGCATAGCTACAACGTTCTGAAGGGAACGTCGTATGATAATCGGCGGCTACTACAAGAGACGACTTGTCATAAGGAATTTGAGGCTGTGAGGACGAGTAAAAGTGTAGTttatcttcctcttcctcttcctcaccAACGCTGTGGACAACAAATAAGAGACGTGGTCGAGTAGATGACCTGGTCAAGTACAACTCTTTGAAATATGGACAACTAAGCATGGATCGCCATAGCTTGGACACGCAATGAAACCTCCCTACTGATTTTGAAGGCAATCTCAAGAATATCTCTAGAATGAGATCTATTGGGATGGAATCTGAATTTTCTGCTCTATTCATGATCGCTTTCTTATAAGCCGATGATGAGACTGAGAGCCAGAGAGGTATATGTAGAGAGGTCAACCTACACAGCTACCATTATATATCGAGATGATAACctaaaagcattaaaaaaataacctaagagcattatatttatatataaaagttattgcttatataactttatatatGATACTTTAGGTTAGGTTATACACTCTGATACTTTAGGTTAACTTTATATAAGGTTAGGTTATATCATACTTTAGGTTAGGTCTAGGTTAGGTTAAGACCGGGAtgtacattatatataaaagttatcttaggttttatattttttacatattataaaataataaatatatatatttaataattaaaaattcagtAATTATTGCATATATAATTGAAttggtgtgaacatataaataaattttattaatccaaacaatatttttttctatttgataggatatataattaaatttaaataatattaacatatataatatatttttaatattaatgtctattaaatgatactttctactcatatatttgtttattatttgtatcttttatagcaaaaaataaataaattactgataataaaattttcattgtgggattaatagttttaataatctatattttttttaaatgaagttgtcaatgtttgtttaaagtttttaataaataaagtgCTTTAAGTGGTTTGAATtgttcataaatattaaaattcaaataataactaaaattttaatatattaacacTAATAAGTTAAGATACTCACTTTACATACAGTTTGCAATAGCAttgttacaacttacaagtaACAATTTATACCCAGGAGCAGGGCCGGCTTACAAGGGgggacaagcggtgcgaccGCCCCGGGTCCGAGCCCGTGTCCCCCCGTGTAATGATAAATAAAGGGcccaattttttataaatctatatttttatatataaaaaattataaatacaataaataaagcTGAAAAGGgcccaaaattatttgatatgtatatagttttattttcattacaaaatattattgattaaattttaaaaatattttaaacattatttctatataaattttagagagtaaaaatttttttttttgccctagGGCCCCTAGCAGTGTTGAGCCGGCCCTGCCCAGGAGAGTAAACAAAGCAAGTCATTTCAGTTCAATCTATTGCTCTTTCATTTTTGCAAGTCGAGGTGCTTTGTTTGTCCTCTTGGAAATTGAAAAGAATAAAAGAGTGTTCTTCTTCACTTGGCTAATGTCTAGAATGCTTTTGCTACGTACGggacaaattaaaatattactcCGGTACGAATCGAAGAAAATCTTCGGTTTCCGGTTTGGTTTGATATTTtgactaaaaagtaaaaacactCCTCGAGCCCAAATCTCGGCCCAAGTCCAGCCGCCTATATACTAAACTAAActcgggtcgggtcgggtcgggtcgggtcggATCTTTAATACCGCCTTTATCTTCTACGTTCTACGAacctctctctcactctcctcCGCCAAGGCTTAAGCCCTAAACATCCCCGCCGTAACCGTAACTATCTCATCCACCTTCCGCGCGAAGATGACGAAGGTCTACGGAACCGGCACCTACGACTTCAAGCGCCACAGAGTCGCCGAGTATCCACTCGCTGACAAGCCGCTCGAGTCGAAGCCTGGATCCAATCTCCCGAGCTCCATCACTCTATCGGAGATCCAGCACGACAGGCTGACGAAGATCGCCGAGGAGAGCTGGATCAAGACCGGCGGCGAGATGCCTGAGAAACCGTTCGATCCGGAGGTTGTGAAGGAGATTTACGCGACGGAGCTGAAGGTGGTTAGTGGCCGTAAACCGGTTCCGCTGCAGCGGGTGATGGTTCTGGAAGTGAGTCAGTACTTGGAGAACTATCTGTGGCCTAATTTCGATCCCGAGACGGCGACGTTTGAGCATGTTATGTCGATGATTCTTATGATTAACGAGAAGGTAAGAGTTTTTTGCTCTCGTTGTGTATATGACTGTTTGTGAATGATTTGATAAAACAATGGAGTTTGAATTGGCTTTTGTAGTTTCGGGAGAATGTGGCGGCTTGGATTTGCTTTCATGATAATGAAGATCTGTTCAAGAAGTTTCTTCAGAAGGTTCTTCGCCTTAAAGAGGTGTGTGGACTTCTTCTACTTGTGCTTTAATGGATTCACATATCATGCTTTAGACTTTGCTAATAGATTTGGGGGATAGTGATAAATTATAATCACTAACTGTTGAACCATTTGTATATTCATGTTGTCTTTGGGTTACCATTGTAGGGAAGAGACTTGACTATTGCTGAGAAGACAAATTATTTGGTCTTCATGATCAATGCTTTCCAGGTTTGTTCTGTTTCCttgaatataattttgttatataggTAGCAAGTGTTTTTGATTGCTTCTCAGCTTGCCACAAGATCCGAAAGTACATTATCTAGTAAGTAGTAACCGCTGACAGTAAAACTGTGTGCTACTTCGTACAACCTTTTGTTTCACGTTTCTGTGAAGATCGTATCTTTTTTGctatttttggttttcttcaaTATCCTTATCTGCGTGATGTTTACAGAGTTTGGAAGACGCGGTGGTTAATGAGACTGTTCTAAGTCTAGCAGGATTACAATCTTGGCACAGTTTGTCTTATGGACGTTTCCAGGTAGGGAATAACTTCACACAGCTTTTGTTAAAGATGGTATAGTGTTTCGTAATGGATCTGATATCATCATTGATTTTCACAACTGTAGATGGAGCTTTGCCTTCAACCTGATCTAATAAAAAAGTGGAAGAGGTTGTCAAAGAAGTGGGCAGCTGA
It encodes the following:
- the LOC106453414 gene encoding F-box protein At3g57590-like, translated to MNRAENSDSIPIDLILEIFLRLPSKSVGRFHCVSKLWRSMLSCPYFKELYLTRSSTRPRLLFVVHSVGEEEEEEDKLHFYSSSQPQIPYDKSSLVVAADYHTTFPSERCSYASGLICFRGKGCSGEEAMTLICNPITGQYAELPKVIMYFRSTAFLGFDPIDKQFKILLEHFRYSSATHRHIILTLGVPKLGWRSDICCPKYYLYLSEGICISGVIYYLVRARYSKGVHEIVCFDVRYEEFKVIEAQCFYNHHQTLRLINYEGKLGGITGNLNDSGAIELRMWVLHDVEKQEWSEYVYTLPENDDIKLHDFTVAGMTTRGEFVLSMIDTFKPFYVFYFNPEKNALRSVEIQGFGEDVSSVEVFVDHVEDFNFLRRESS